A genomic region of Zalophus californianus isolate mZalCal1 chromosome 1, mZalCal1.pri.v2, whole genome shotgun sequence contains the following coding sequences:
- the LOC113916543 gene encoding olfactory receptor 7C1-like produces the protein MEPRNQTSVTEFLLLGFSQASVYQPLLFGLFLSMYLVTVLGNLLIILAISSDSRLHTPMYFFLSNLSFADISFVSTTVPKMLVNIQTQSKSITYAGCITQMYFFMVFGGMDTFLLTVMAYDRFVAICHPLHYPVIMNPRLCGLLVLMSWLISLSYSLIQSLLILRLSFCTNWVIPHFYCELAKALTLACSDTLVNHILLYMVTSLLGIVPFSGILFSYTRIASSILRIPTANGKYKAFSTCASHLSVVSLFYGTGLGVYLSSDASSWRGMITSVMYTMVTPMLNPFIYSLRNRDIKRALQNVLGRTPYVQ, from the coding sequence ATGGAACCAAGAAATCAAACAAGTGTTACAGAATTTTTACTCCTGGGATTTTCCCAAGCCTCGGTATATCAACCCCTTCTCTTTGGTCTATTCCTGTCCATGTACCTGGTCACTGTGCTCGGGAacctgctcatcatcctggccATCAGCTCGGACTCCcgcctccacacccccatgtacttcttcctctccaactTGTCCTTTGCTGACATCAGTTTCGTCTCCACCACAGTCCCTAAGATGCTGGTGAACATCCAAACACAAAGCAAATCCATCACCTATGCAGGTTGCATCACccagatgtatttttttatggtttttggagGTATGGACACTTTTCTCCTCActgtgatggcctatgaccgGTTTGTGGCCATCTGTCACCCCTTGCACTACCCAGTCATCATGAATCCACGGCTCTGTGGCCTCCTGGTTCTCATGTCCTGGCTCATCAGCTTGTCATACTCCCTGATCCAGAGTCTGTTGATATTACGGTTGTCCTTCTGCACCAACTGGGTAATTCCACACTTTTACTGTGAACTTGCCAAGGCCCTCACACTTGCCTGCTCAGACACATTGGTCAATCATATCCTGCTATATATGGTAACTAGCCTTCTTGGCATTGTTCCCTTCTCCGGGATCCTTTTCTCCTATACCCGAATTGCCTCCTCAATCCTGAGAATCCCAACAGCTAATGGGAAGTATAAGGCATTTTCTACCTGTGCATCTCACCTGTCTGTGGTTTCTTTATTCTATGGGACAGGGCTTGGTGTGTATCTCAGTTCTGATGCATCTTCCTGGAGGGGCATGATCACCTCGGTGATGTACACCATGGTCACCCCAATGCTGAACCCCTTCATCTACAGCCTACGGAACAGGGACATCAAGAGGGCTCTACAAAACGTTTTGGGGAGAACACCCTATGTTCAGTGA
- the LOC113916535 gene encoding olfactory receptor 18-like — protein sequence MEPQNLTTVSEFLLLGLSDDPELQPLLFGLFLSMYLVTVLGNLLIILVVSSDSHLHIPMYFFLSNLSSVDICFISTTIPKMLVNIQTHSKSITYAGCLTQMSFFFLFGCLDNLLLAVMAYDRFVAISHPLNYPVIMNPCLCGLLVLVSFFSSLLGSQIHCLMVSQLTFCTNVEIHHFFCDAPQLLHLACSDTSINTILMYFIGAIFGGVPLSGILCSYTRIVSSILRVPSTGGKYKAFSTCGSHLLVVCLFYGTGLGVYLSSPISPSPRKGAVASVMYTVVTPMLNPFIYSLRNRDVKRALWGMISRTA from the coding sequence ATGGAACCACAGAATCTAACAACTGTCTCAGAGTTCCTCCTCCTGGGCCTCTCAGATGATCCGGAACTGCAGCCCCTTCTCTTTGGGCTGTTTCTGTCCATGTATCTGGTCACTGTGCTCGGGAACCTGCTCATCATCCTGGTTGTCAGCTCGGACTCCCACCTCCACatccccatgtacttcttcctctccaacctgtcCTCTGTTGACATCTGTTTCATCTCTACCACCATCCCAAAGATGCTGGTGAACATTCAAACACATAGCAAATCTATCACCTATGCAGGCTGCCTAACTcagatgtcctttttttttctatttgggtgTTTGGACAATCTACTCCTGGctgtgatggcctatgaccgGTTTGTGGCCATTTCTCACCCCCTGAACTACCCAGTCATCATGAACCCATGCCTCTGTGGCTTGTTGGTCCTGGTGTCATTTTTTAGCAGCCTTTTGGGATCTCAGATTCACTGTTTGATGGTGTCACAACTTACCTTCTGCACAAATGTGGAAATTCATCATTTCTTTTGTGATGCACCTCAACTTCTCCACCTTGCCTGCTCTGATACCTCCATCAACACTATACTAATGTATTTTATTGGTGCCATTTTTGGTGGTGTTCCACTCTCAGGGATCCTTTGCTCTTATACCAGAATTGTTTCCTCCATTCTGAGAGTCCCATCCACAGGTGGGAAGTACAAAGCCTTTTCTACCTGTGGCTCTCACCTGTtggttgtttgcttgttttatggAACAGGTCTTGGAGTGTACCTCAGctcccccatctccccctcccccaggaagggTGCAGTGGCCTCAGTAATGTACACTGTGGTCACCCCCATGCTGAATCCCTTCATCTACAGCCTGAGGAACAGGGACGTCAAAAGGGCACTGTGGGGGATGATCAGCAGAACAGCCTAA